Genomic DNA from Nonomuraea rubra:
TGCCCGTAGGCGGGGCTGTAGCCGTCGGCGGGCCGCCGCCTGGTGCCCAGCTCGATGGCCATCCGCACGTGGTACGGCGACAGGTCCGGATGCGCCGACCTGATCAGGGCCGCGATGCCGGCGACCATGGCGGCGGCCGAGCTGGTGCCGTCGCCGACCACGTACGAGTCGCTGCCGTCGGCGGTGACGATCTCCGTGCCGGGGGCGACCACCGACACGTAGTCCTGCCTGTTGGAGAAGGCGGCCACCTTCATCCGCCGGTCCACCGCGCCCACCGCGATCACCCCGGGGTAGGCGGCGGGGAAGTTCTTCCTGTTGCCGGCCGCGCCGTCGTTGCCCGACGAGGCGACCAGCACGGCGCCCTTGGCGATCGCGTACTGGACGGCCTCCTCCTCCGCCGCCGAACCCTCCCACGCGCCGCTGCCGCCGCCGAGCGACATGCTGATCACGTCGGCGCCGTGGTCGGCCGCGTACCTGATGCCCATGGCCAGCGCGTCCCGCCAGCCCGAGCCCGAGCGCTGCTTCTCGCGGCGCGGGTCGCCGTTCTCCAGCGTCACCCTGACCGACAGCACCTTGGCGGCGGGCGCCACCCCCAGGATCCCGCCCTTGCGGCCGTCGCCGTGCCCGCGCCCCGCGATCAGGCTGGCCATGGCGGTCCCATGCGGCCCCCACGCCCCCTTGTCGGCACCCGCCGCGCCCGCGTCCAGGTCTGTGGCGGCGGCGTCCGCATTCGCGCCAGTACGGGTGGTGGTTCCCGCGGTCGGCGTCGTGCGGGTGGTCGTGCTGCTCGCGGCAGTGCGGGTGGTTGTGGTGTTCGGTGCTGTGCGGGTGGTTGTGGTGCTCGGGGCTGCGCCGGTGGTGGCGCCGGTCAGGTCCGGGCCGGGGATGACGGCGCCCTGGAGGTCGGGGTGGCGGGCGTTCACGCCGGTGTCGAGCACGGCCACCACCACGCCCTCGCCCCTGCTCGACCGCCATGCCTCGGGCAGCCGCAGCGCGGCGAGCTGCCACTGCCCGGCGCGCGCCGCCTCGGCCACGTTGTCCGCCTCCGCGCCCTCATCCCCGTCGTCCGCCCACGCGCCGGACCCGGCGGCGCAGGACACCAGCCCTGCCAGCAGGAGCACAGGCAGAGCCCGCCTTCTCCGCCGGCCGGCGCCACGCCCGGCACCGCCGCCGGAACCCGTCGCGGATCCGGCGCCGCCGCCGGGACTCGTCGTGGGCCCAGACGCGCCGTCAGGGGTCCTCATCGGACCAGGGCCTCGTGCAGCGCCGTAGCGAGCCGCCGTGCGGCGTCGCGCAGTCGCGGCACGATGCGGTCGCCCGGCTGGTACGCCCGCCCGTCCGCGTACCCCGCGGCCGTCGCCACCATGTACCGCCCCGCGGACCCGACGACCACGCCGGTGAAGTACTGCCGGTCGCCGAACCGCTCGGCCGGCCCGCCGGGGAACGCCGCGGGGCGCACGGTGGCGGGCCGGCCCGAGCCGTTCCGGCCGGGCAGGGGCGTGTCGAGCACGGCGATGCCCACGGTGACGACGAAGGTCTGCGTGCTGTCGGCGTACGTGGCGCGTAAGGCGGTGCGGCAGCCGGGGCGTACCGCGGCGGGCTGGAAGGCGACCCGGCAGGGCGCCTCGGGGGCGACCCCGGTCAGCACGTACGTGACCCTGGCCCCCGAAGGGCTGTGGCCGGGCACCGCGGCGGGGAACACGCGGACGACCGGCCAGGCGTGCCAGCGTTCGGAGACGGGCGGCGCCGGGGCGGGCAGGACCAGGGAGACGAGGGAGAGCAGCACAACGGACAGGTGGTACACGGCGACCTCGAACGGGAGGGGAGGGACCTCCGATCTGTCCATGCATTCTGACATGCGGGTGCGCGCTCAATCCGACGCTTCGGTAAACAGACCGATACGCGGAGTAATTGCGGATCTGCGGCTTTCCGCCGCTAGAAGCCTATGGAGTGGGTGAAAGTCGCACATGTGCCCCGGGTGGGAGCCCCAGCCGCTGCGCCGCGTCACCGGAGTTGACCGCGATCGCGATCAGCCCGGCCGAGTCCGCGAACGCCACCAGTTCCCCGGGCGGCACCGCCGCGTACGTCTCCCGGTACGGCAGCGCGAGCTGCCGCCGCCCCAGCCAGACCCCGAGAGTGTCGCCCACCCGGACACCCAGCGCCTGAAGGTCGCCGGCCGCGATCGAGAGCTGCGTGTTGCCGTAGCGGTCCACCGAGACGACCTCGCCCTCCACCGAGCCCTCGCGCAGCAGCGAGGTAGGCTCGGGCAGCGTGACGAGCCTGGCCAGCGGCACCTCGGGCCCCAGGTCGGCCGGCCTCAGCCCCCCGCACAGCCGCCCCGCGACCGGCGAGAACACGTCGCGCCCGTGAAAGGTCGGGGAGACAGGGTGCAGGAAGTGATCGGCGTTGCTGATCTCGTACGCCGCCCGCGCGCCGCCGCTGGCGTGCAGGGCCCACGACAGCAGCCCGTTGTCGGGGCCGATGAACACCCGGCCGCCCGCCTCCACGGCCACCGCCCGCCTGGCGCCGCCCGCGCCCGGATCGACCGCGCCGATGTGGATGCCCTGGGGGAGGTACGGGATGGTCTGGGCGAGAACCGCCGCGCCTCGCCGTACGTCACCGGCGGGGATCAGGTGGCACACGTCGATCACCCGCGCCTCGGGGGCGATCCCGGCGATCACTCCGTGACAGGCCGCCACATAACCATCCTCGAGCCCGTAGTCCGTGAGGAGCGTGATGACTGGGGTCACATTTCGTGACTGTACGTCTCTCAATCCGCCGTGAACAGCCGCACTCCGCACATTACGATGGCCACGGGCCGCGTGCGGGCGACGTGATCGTCATCCGCCCCTTTCGAGGAGGACACCATGGGAGCACCGCTCAGCGGTGACAATGCTGCCCAGGAACCGTCCCGCCAACCACTCTCCGACCGCGAACTCGAGCTCCTCGCCTTCGAGCGCCAATGGTGGCGCTACGCGGGCGCGAAGGAGCACGCCATCAAGGAGACCTTCGGGTTCTCCGCCACCCGCTACTACCAGTTGCTCGGCGTGCTGATCGACCGGCCGGAGGCACTCGAGCACGACCCCATGCTGGTCAAGAGGCTGCGCAGGTTACGGTCCACGCGACAGCGTGACCGCGCTGCCAGAAGGCTTGGCATGCGTCCCTGACCTGCTGGGTACGGCAGGCGCGTGAAGAACATCCCTGGAATGGAAGCGATCCTGAGCGATCCGGCAGGCGCCGTGATCGGGCTGGACTTCGACGGCACCCTGTCGCCGATCGTGCCCGACCCCGCCAAGGCCGTGATCCACCCGCAAGCGCCTGGTGTACTCGCCGACCTGGGCGCGCATGTCCTCGCGGTGGCCATCGTGACCGGGCGTCCCGCGGCCACCGCACTGGAGCTCGGACCCGGCCTGGCCGACGTGCCGGGGCTGGTCGTGCTCGGGCACTACGGCTTCGAACGCTGGGAGGGCGGGCGGATCTCCGCGCCCCCGCCCCCGCCGGGAGTGCCCAGGGCCGAGGCGGAGCTGCCGCTGCTGCTCGACTCGCTCGGCCTGAGCGACGTGACCGTCGAGGACAAGGGCCGGGCGGTGGCCGTGCACACCAGGCGCAGCCCCGACCCCGAGGGGGCGCTGGCCAAGCTGCGCGAGCCCCTGGCCAAGCTGGCAGAGAAGCACGACCTGGTGCTCGAACCGGGGCGGATGGTGCTGGAGCTGCGGCCGCCCGGCATGGACAAGGGGCACGCGCTGAGCCTGTTCCTGGCGGAGCGGGAGGCGAGGTCCGTCATGTTCGTGGGCGACGATCTGGGGGATCTGGCCGCGTTCGACGCTGTACGCGCTTCCGGGCTGCCGGGTGTGACCGTGTGCAGCGGGTCCACCGAGGTGACGGCGCTGGCCGAGCGGGCCGACATCGTGGTGGACGGGCCCGAGGGAGTGGTGGCGCTGCTCGCCGAGCTGGCCTCCGCCTTCAGCCGTTCCTGAGCGGGTTCCGCCGCTTTCAGCCGTCCCTGACTCCGCTTTCAGCCGTCCCTGAGCGGGTTCCTCCGCGCGGTTTCAGTCGTTGGTGACTGATCTGCAAGTCGCGGTCCCTAGGGTCGGTCGCATGCACAAGCGTTACCTCGCCGTCGTGGCCGCCACCGGGGTGGCCGCGGCCACCCTCCTCACCTCCTCGCTGCCTGCCGGTGCCGCTCCCGCCCAGCAGCTCACGTTCAGGGGCATGACGCTCTACGTCCCGATCCAGTGGGTGGTCCACCGGTTCGGCGCCGACGCCGTCCAGGTGGTCACCGGCAAGTGCGGCAAGGCCCAGGGGTGGAGCACGCCGGAGTGCGACTCGTTCTACATCCTCGGACCGAAGTACATCAAGATCGGCGCGGAGGGCTTCGGCGCCTACACCGGCAAGCGGCCGTTCTACACGGCCAGCGACGTGCAGCCCTGCCCCTTCAACGACAAGTGGGGCGAGGTGATCGGGCCCAAGGTCAGCCGGGGGCTGCGCCAGGTCGGGCCCGGGCACAAGGCGGCCTACAACGCATGGCAGTCCAAGTGCGTCTCCTACTCCAGCACCAAGGTGTACAAGCGCTTCACGCAGCGCGAGTGGTACCTGCCGAAGTCGAAGATCCTCGTCGTGGACCAGTGGAACACGCCGGGCCTGGCCGACACGCTCAAGCACGCCGACTGGCGGTAGCACAGCCCCCGGCTCACATGCACCCGGCCCGGGCACGTCCGCTCACCTGTGCCCGGCCCGGGGACTTCCCGCTCATCCGCGCCGGCCGGGCACGAGCACCCCGGCGACCGCGAGGCCGATGAGCACCGGCACCATCAGGAACGCGCTCCGGGTGCCGAAGCCGTCGGCCAGCGCGCCGAGCACCAGCGGCCCGATCGCCATGGCGGCGCCCGCCCAGATGGGTGAGGCCGCCGCCGCCAGGTCGGCCCGGCCGCCCGCGCCGGCGATCAGCGCGTCCAGCGCGAGCGGGAAGTGCAGGGCTACGCCGAGCCCGCAGATCACCAGCCCGGCGTAGGACAGCACCGGCTGGCCGCTCGTCCAGAACACCAGCCAGCCGGCCAGCGTCAGCCCCAGCGCCCCCGCGAACAGCGGCGCCCGGGGCAGCCGCAGCGCGAGCTGCGCCCCCGCGAACCTGCCCGCCGCCATGCCCGCGATGAACGCCGTCAGCCCGGTCGCCGCCGCGACCGTGGACAGCCCGGTGCTGAGAGCGAGCAGCTCCGCCGCCCACAGGTTGAACGTGAACTCCAGCGCCACGCAGCAGAACAACACCAGCCCCGCCAACTGGAACCGCCACCCGACCCGAGCCGCGGCACCGGTGGCTTCTTCAGTCAGGCCACTCGGGCCCGCGCCGGTCGCAGCGTCGTGCGGGCCGGTCGCGGAGTCGGGCGGGGCGGTGGGGCGGGGGCCGGGCCAGACCCGGCCCATGGCCAGTGCGAGCAGTACGGTCATGACCGGCGTGGCCAGCAGCGCGACCCGCCAGCCGACCGTGCTCTGCCCGATCAGGCTGAGCCCGAACGTCATCCCCATCCCCGCCACCACGGCCACCGCGTTCGCCTCGCTCAACGCGGCCGCCCCGGCAGCCCCGTGATGGTCGCTGAGCGCCGCCATGGCGGTGTAGAGCATCACCGACCCGAACCCACCGGCCACGCCGTACCCCAGCAGGGTGAGCGGCAGCGCGTCGGTGGCGAAGATCGTGAGCATGCCGGCGCTCATTCCCGCCATCCCGATCCAGCTCGTCGCGCGCCGCCCGTACGTACGGGTGAGCAGGGGGAGCAGCAGCCCGGCGGCGATCGTGCCCGCGGCCATGGAGGTGCCGTGCAGGCCCGCGACGGTGGCCGAGGTGCCCTGGTCGGCGCGCAGCAGCGGCACGGCGGCGCTGAGGCCGTACACGAAGGTGGCGAAGGTGCTGAGCTGGAGGTAGATGAGCCAGGTAGGGCGGTCTCTGATCAGACGGACGGGCGATAAGGCCGTGCTCACCCGGCAGCCTCCCGGTGATCGGACTGACCTTGCCCTCCCATGTTAGGTGAGGGCTTCGAGCTGGGCCGCGAGCCACTTCTGCGGTGGCAGGGCGGTGGCGGCGGCGTGCAGCTTGTCGCGGCGCATGCGGCGCTCGTCCTCCGGCATGACGAGCGCGCCGTGCAGCGCGGCGGCGGTGCCGCTGATGTCGTAGGGGTTGACCACGAGGGCGTGCGCGCCGAGCTCGGCGGCGGCGCCGGCCTCGCGGGAGAGCACCAGCGCGCACCGCGGCGACAGGATCGGGCCCTCCTTGGCGACCAGGTTCATGCCGTCGCGGATGGGGTTGACCAGCAGCACGTCGGCCATCCGGTACGCGGCCAGCGAACGCGGGTAGTCGTCGTTGACGTTGAGTATCAGCGGGTCCCAGTCCTCGGTGGCGTACTCGTCCTCGATCTGCTGGGCGCAGCGCTGCACGGACGCGGTGTACTCGCGGTATTCGGGCAGGTCGTGGCGGCTGGGGTAGGCGAAGGC
This window encodes:
- a CDS encoding S8 family serine peptidase — translated: MLLLAGLVSCAAGSGAWADDGDEGAEADNVAEAARAGQWQLAALRLPEAWRSSRGEGVVVAVLDTGVNARHPDLQGAVIPGPDLTGATTGAAPSTTTTRTAPNTTTTRTAASSTTTRTTPTAGTTTRTGANADAAATDLDAGAAGADKGAWGPHGTAMASLIAGRGHGDGRKGGILGVAPAAKVLSVRVTLENGDPRREKQRSGSGWRDALAMGIRYAADHGADVISMSLGGGSGAWEGSAAEEEAVQYAIAKGAVLVASSGNDGAAGNRKNFPAAYPGVIAVGAVDRRMKVAAFSNRQDYVSVVAPGTEIVTADGSDSYVVGDGTSSAAAMVAGIAALIRSAHPDLSPYHVRMAIELGTRRRPADGYSPAYGHGVANALLALREADRLDVPATAPPRPGPYFGAGPAPGSRMPVVAGMVLLAVVMSARVVLRHGGHRRDKS
- a CDS encoding DUF3263 domain-containing protein, with translation MGAPLSGDNAAQEPSRQPLSDRELELLAFERQWWRYAGAKEHAIKETFGFSATRYYQLLGVLIDRPEALEHDPMLVKRLRRLRSTRQRDRAARRLGMRP
- a CDS encoding MFS transporter, producing MSTALSPVRLIRDRPTWLIYLQLSTFATFVYGLSAAVPLLRADQGTSATVAGLHGTSMAAGTIAAGLLLPLLTRTYGRRATSWIGMAGMSAGMLTIFATDALPLTLLGYGVAGGFGSVMLYTAMAALSDHHGAAGAAALSEANAVAVVAGMGMTFGLSLIGQSTVGWRVALLATPVMTVLLALAMGRVWPGPRPTAPPDSATGPHDAATGAGPSGLTEEATGAAARVGWRFQLAGLVLFCCVALEFTFNLWAAELLALSTGLSTVAAATGLTAFIAGMAAGRFAGAQLALRLPRAPLFAGALGLTLAGWLVFWTSGQPVLSYAGLVICGLGVALHFPLALDALIAGAGGRADLAAAASPIWAGAAMAIGPLVLGALADGFGTRSAFLMVPVLIGLAVAGVLVPGRRG
- a CDS encoding SAM hydrolase/SAM-dependent halogenase family protein, which encodes MTPVITLLTDYGLEDGYVAACHGVIAGIAPEARVIDVCHLIPAGDVRRGAAVLAQTIPYLPQGIHIGAVDPGAGGARRAVAVEAGGRVFIGPDNGLLSWALHASGGARAAYEISNADHFLHPVSPTFHGRDVFSPVAGRLCGGLRPADLGPEVPLARLVTLPEPTSLLREGSVEGEVVSVDRYGNTQLSIAAGDLQALGVRVGDTLGVWLGRRQLALPYRETYAAVPPGELVAFADSAGLIAIAVNSGDAAQRLGLPPGAHVRLSPTP
- the otsB gene encoding trehalose-phosphatase, with amino-acid sequence MEAILSDPAGAVIGLDFDGTLSPIVPDPAKAVIHPQAPGVLADLGAHVLAVAIVTGRPAATALELGPGLADVPGLVVLGHYGFERWEGGRISAPPPPPGVPRAEAELPLLLDSLGLSDVTVEDKGRAVAVHTRRSPDPEGALAKLREPLAKLAEKHDLVLEPGRMVLELRPPGMDKGHALSLFLAEREARSVMFVGDDLGDLAAFDAVRASGLPGVTVCSGSTEVTALAERADIVVDGPEGVVALLAELASAFSRS